A stretch of the Deltaproteobacteria bacterium genome encodes the following:
- a CDS encoding RidA family protein, whose amino-acid sequence MAKVEDRLRELGVQIPDVPTPLGSYKTASVTGNLIFVSGQLPLADGELILEGKVGAEVSIEDGMRAARVCSINALSVMSMELGGLESIKRIVKITGYVASAPGFHNQANVLNGASDFFFQVFGDDGRHARAAVGVSELPMNSPVEIELIAEISQGD is encoded by the coding sequence ATGGCGAAGGTTGAGGATCGACTGCGCGAGCTGGGCGTTCAAATACCCGATGTGCCGACCCCGCTCGGCTCGTACAAAACCGCCTCGGTTACCGGCAACCTGATATTTGTGTCCGGTCAGCTCCCGCTTGCGGACGGAGAGCTTATATTAGAGGGAAAAGTAGGGGCGGAAGTATCGATTGAGGATGGCATGAGGGCCGCGAGGGTTTGCTCGATAAATGCCCTCTCGGTAATGAGCATGGAGTTGGGCGGTTTGGAAAGTATAAAAAGGATAGTCAAGATTACAGGTTATGTAGCCAGCGCTCCCGGATTTCATAACCAGGCAAATGTGCTTAACGGAGCATCGGATTTTTTCTTTCAGGTATTCGGTGACGACGGGCGCCATGCCCGGGCTGCCGTCGGTGTTTCCGAGCTGCCCATGAACTCCCCTGTGGAAATAGAGCTCATTGCAGAAATATCTCAGGGCGATTAA
- a CDS encoding FAD-dependent monooxygenase, translated as MKLNELKGSGPAVRYGPEMRILIIGGGIAGLTLAGLLQQRGFKPTVVERIPEYGNVGYIIVLWPSGSRVLKGLGVYRNLIDAGLPFSTYNVRNEKGEMLHSYSVQKVTEKYGPMISIYRPELINVLREAVDPSAIRMNTTVEKIEQMGEEVFAVFSDGTEEIYDLVVGCDGVRSETRNMIFGEVPLSYSGMTGWSFWVKSGLLKSAQIAEYWGTGKFLGIWPTRGRLSVFTSIRSPRGVPDPVENRVGRIEENFKDFGGIVPDLLAEIDDPDAIYHTEYNDLRMEEWYRGRVVLVGDSAHAVLPTAGGGVSMAIESAAVLAEELARTDSRYVAHALESYVSRRKPRVKKIQDQSRMMGKVAFADSRVISSLRNFVMRFYSNKLHLKYWDSMLKEPI; from the coding sequence ATGAAATTAAACGAGCTCAAAGGAAGTGGCCCTGCTGTACGGTACGGGCCCGAAATGCGCATTCTAATAATCGGCGGCGGTATAGCCGGTCTAACCCTGGCGGGCTTGCTGCAGCAGAGGGGATTCAAGCCCACCGTAGTGGAACGTATCCCGGAATACGGGAATGTCGGATATATTATAGTCCTTTGGCCTTCGGGCAGCCGAGTGCTGAAGGGGCTCGGGGTCTACAGAAACCTTATCGACGCGGGCCTCCCGTTTTCGACTTATAACGTCAGGAACGAGAAGGGCGAAATGCTTCACTCTTATTCCGTTCAGAAGGTCACTGAGAAATACGGGCCGATGATAAGCATATACAGGCCTGAGCTGATTAACGTTTTGAGGGAAGCTGTCGATCCCTCGGCCATACGCATGAACACGACAGTTGAGAAAATCGAGCAAATGGGCGAGGAAGTTTTTGCAGTCTTCAGCGACGGGACTGAAGAGATTTACGACCTTGTAGTCGGATGCGACGGTGTGCGGTCCGAAACAAGAAATATGATATTTGGAGAGGTACCGCTTTCATACAGCGGCATGACGGGATGGAGTTTCTGGGTAAAATCCGGCCTTCTTAAATCCGCGCAGATAGCGGAGTACTGGGGGACGGGTAAATTTTTAGGCATCTGGCCCACCAGGGGTCGCCTGTCCGTTTTTACGAGTATCCGCAGCCCTAGGGGCGTGCCTGATCCTGTTGAAAACCGTGTAGGACGCATCGAGGAGAATTTTAAGGACTTCGGGGGAATAGTCCCCGATTTGCTCGCAGAGATAGATGATCCTGACGCTATTTATCACACGGAGTACAATGATTTGAGAATGGAGGAGTGGTACAGGGGCAGGGTCGTTCTAGTGGGGGATTCGGCGCATGCGGTATTGCCCACAGCGGGAGGCGGTGTTTCTATGGCGATTGAATCCGCCGCCGTATTGGCTGAAGAGCTGGCAAGGACCGATTCCAGGTATGTCGCTCACGCGCTTGAAAGTTATGTTTCGAGGAGGAAGCCGCGTGTTAAAAAAATCCAGGATCAATCACGCATGATGGGCAAAGTAGCTTTCGCCGACAGCAGGGTAATTTCTTCGTTGAGAAATTTTGTGATGCGTTTTTACTCGAATAAGCTGCATTTAAAGTACTGGGACAGCATGCTCAAGGAACCGATATAG
- a CDS encoding VOC family protein yields MKWLRNIIGGNDIVKDIDHIAIVVSDMDVAVEFYTGVLGLRLIRDGRTEGGEKKTFIGTKSKVILAMTEDKNRKASDGGSAGGVNHIAFGVDDVEKAGNILKERGVNFIEEKIGEDGKVQAYHFLDPDGLELEICGDTRGEVPQY; encoded by the coding sequence ATGAAATGGCTTCGTAACATAATAGGCGGAAATGATATCGTCAAGGATATAGATCACATAGCGATTGTAGTCAGTGATATGGACGTTGCGGTTGAGTTTTATACCGGAGTCCTCGGTTTGAGGCTAATCAGGGACGGGCGCACGGAAGGGGGCGAGAAAAAAACCTTTATAGGGACAAAGTCGAAAGTTATTCTGGCGATGACCGAGGATAAAAACAGAAAAGCCTCGGATGGCGGATCCGCAGGAGGCGTGAATCATATCGCTTTCGGCGTTGACGATGTTGAGAAGGCCGGCAATATTTTGAAGGAAAGGGGCGTTAATTTCATAGAAGAAAAGATAGGTGAAGACGGGAAGGTGCAGGCATACCACTTTCTTGATCCGGACGGGCTGGAGCTTGAAATCTGCGGCGATACACGAGGCGAGGTGCCGCAGTATTGA
- a CDS encoding DegQ family serine endoprotease: MIRSARILIVSILVTLSFLGFQQSADGQQNGFNSLSPLVKKLSPSVVNISTTSVSKGRSFSSESPFPGRENDPFNEFFEKFFGDIPEREFKGRGLGSGFIFSEDGYVITNNHVVERATDIKVIFENGDSYEAEVIGTDPKTDLALLKIEPKAKLPAVSFGDSDGLEIGDWVLAIGNPFGLGHTVTAGIISAKGRSLGLGSYDDFLQTDAAINPGNSGGPLFNFNGEVIGVNTAIIAGGQGIGFAIPINMAKDVVAQLRSSGKVVRGWIGVYVQQVTPEIAESIDLDEPRGALVADVTPGGPAEKAGLKRGDVIVEFNGSQIQNMPELPKSVASYAPGTKTKLKVLRNGREKTLKIELGELPDEVAQSSSRLKERAVEQNLGLIVQEITPEVQRMFRTELSEGVIITNVQRGSVAAEAGLQQGDIILEINKKRIANLDNYRKVMDSVSAGQNVLFLVKRGSSTIYVALKFEEQDGEG; this comes from the coding sequence ATGATAAGATCGGCAAGAATATTAATAGTCTCGATTCTTGTGACATTATCTTTTCTGGGGTTTCAGCAATCGGCGGACGGTCAGCAGAACGGTTTTAATTCTCTATCGCCGCTGGTTAAGAAGCTGAGTCCTTCAGTAGTAAATATAAGCACAACAAGCGTTTCTAAAGGAAGAAGCTTTTCTTCCGAATCCCCCTTTCCGGGCAGAGAGAACGATCCTTTCAATGAATTCTTCGAGAAATTCTTCGGAGATATACCCGAGAGGGAATTCAAGGGCAGGGGGCTCGGCTCGGGATTTATATTCAGCGAAGACGGTTACGTTATTACTAATAACCATGTGGTAGAGAGGGCGACGGATATCAAGGTTATATTTGAGAACGGAGACAGCTATGAAGCGGAAGTAATAGGAACTGATCCTAAAACGGACCTGGCTCTTCTCAAAATAGAACCAAAAGCCAAGCTGCCGGCTGTTAGCTTCGGCGACTCGGACGGACTCGAAATCGGAGACTGGGTGCTCGCCATTGGTAATCCCTTCGGACTCGGGCACACTGTAACGGCGGGAATTATCAGCGCAAAGGGAAGATCGCTCGGGCTGGGTTCCTATGACGATTTCCTGCAGACAGACGCGGCCATCAACCCCGGAAACAGCGGCGGGCCTCTGTTCAACTTTAACGGCGAGGTCATAGGTGTAAACACCGCGATTATAGCGGGCGGGCAGGGTATCGGTTTTGCGATTCCTATCAATATGGCAAAAGACGTCGTTGCTCAGCTCAGGTCGAGCGGTAAGGTGGTTCGCGGCTGGATCGGCGTGTATGTACAGCAGGTTACGCCTGAGATTGCGGAAAGCATAGACCTGGATGAGCCAAGAGGCGCCCTGGTGGCTGATGTTACTCCTGGGGGGCCGGCTGAAAAGGCGGGGCTTAAAAGAGGGGACGTAATTGTCGAGTTTAACGGAAGTCAAATTCAGAATATGCCCGAGCTTCCAAAGTCTGTAGCGTCATATGCTCCCGGCACGAAGACCAAACTGAAAGTGCTTAGAAACGGGAGAGAAAAGACCCTGAAAATCGAGCTCGGCGAGCTGCCTGACGAAGTCGCCCAGAGCTCAAGCCGGCTGAAGGAAAGAGCCGTTGAACAGAACCTCGGACTCATAGTCCAGGAAATAACGCCTGAGGTCCAGCGTATGTTCAGGACAGAGCTTTCTGAAGGCGTTATCATTACGAATGTCCAAAGGGGAAGCGTTGCCGCGGAGGCGGGGCTTCAACAGGGTGACATTATTCTAGAAATAAATAAAAAGAGGATAGCAAACCTCGATAATTACAGAAAAGTCATGGATTCCGTAAGCGCGGGGCAGAATGTTCTGTTCCTGGTAAAGCGAGGATCCAGTACAATTTACGTTGCTCTTAAGTTTGAGGAGCAAGATGGCGAAGGTTGA